From the Paenibacillus tianjinensis genome, the window CCCGGTTTGTAGCATGGTCCCAGGATTCTTCGGATACCAAGAACAAACAGCTCTATTACCCGCAGCTCGATAAACGCAATCTGTTTAAGCTGGGTTTTATAGCCAAGAAATCCGGGCATTCCAGAGGCAGCACCATCGACTTAACAATGGCTGACAAAAAAACAGGAGCCCTGGTGGATATGGGCAGCCCGTACGATTTCTTCGGAGAGATCTCATACTATAATACGGTGCTTGTGAGCAAGACCCAGCATCAGAACCGTAAAATCCTCAAAGATGCAATGGTCAGACAGGGCTTCAAGCCTTATACCAAAGAGTGGTGGCATTTTACACTGGAGAGTGAGCCATACCCGTCACTTTATTTTAATTTTGATGTAGAATAGAAAAACAGGTTATATCCTTGAGAAAATCGGTTATTGTTTAATGTAAGACTATTCCCTTCAGACTCTGTGTATACTAATTCTAATACAGGAGAGGTGGAATCGATTTGAAGACCAGAATCGCAGCCGTTATCCTTAGTATTCTGTTAGTGGCAGCCGGAACAGGGACTTTTACAGCTCAAGAGGTTAAAGCCGCGCCGAACATGAGTGTTATTTTGAACGGACAAGCTCTTTCGCTCACAGATTCGACGGTATACAAGAGCGGAGGTGCCGTAATGGTGCCTCTTCGTGAGGTTGCCGAGGCTCTGAAGTACAAGATTACCTATCAGGGGAGTACCGGGAAAGTTCAATTAAGCAGGGTCAACGAAATCATTGAATTCCAGGTTGGCGGTCATGAGATTGTAATTGGAGAAAAGGACAAGAAGAAGGTTTCTTTCAAAGGTGCAATTGAAACCAAGGATAAACGGCTTTATGTCCCACTGTCTTTTCTGAATTCGATGGGCTTAATCGCCGGATATAGCACAGGTACGAATCAATTAGAGATATATACGCCTGAGGTGGCGGCTGGGGCAGTATCAATGTTGCTGGCAACAGGCCAATATCAGGAGCTGCAGACCCGGTATTTTAACGATAAATCCGGGCAGATGCCTGATTTACCGCTCATTCAAAAGAACTGGG encodes:
- a CDS encoding stalk domain-containing protein — encoded protein: MKTRIAAVILSILLVAAGTGTFTAQEVKAAPNMSVILNGQALSLTDSTVYKSGGAVMVPLREVAEALKYKITYQGSTGKVQLSRVNEIIEFQVGGHEIVIGEKDKKKVSFKGAIETKDKRLYVPLSFLNSMGLIAGYSTGTNQLEIYTPEVAAGAVSMLLATGQYQELQTRYFNDKSGQMPDLPLIQKNWEQIAVPAGKYFGVKSTASDWGEDTLTIQSILYFTEAEAVLTLSLDSVGKITGLKLEPVAAADESHS